DNA from Atribacterota bacterium:
TATCTTTCTTTTCTATCTTAGAGATATCCTCTCCTAAATAGCATAATATTTTTTCTATTTCATTATTAATTTTTCCCATATCATTATCAGTTATTTGTTGTAAATAATATATTGCCTCATCTGATATTCTTGTGTTACTTTCGGTAAACTTTTTTTTAATCCACTGCTTTATTTGAAATGTTTTTGGTTTCTTAAGCGAAACAATTTTACCTGTTTTGCTAATGTTTTCTAAAGATATATTCCTGGGGATTTTTTTGTCATGGCACGATAAAAGGATTAACAGGTTATTACTCTGAAAACAACCACTATTCAAAAGTATATCTAATTTTTTTGCGATTGCCTTTTTTATTTTTTCATAATTTTTTATAATTACAACTTGTTTGTCGATTCCCAATGGTAACACATTAATAGAGTTAATTAAATTATTAATATCAATATTTTCACCATAGAATATTTCAAAATTTGTAGATTTATCTGTCCTTTTATAATAGTTTTTAAAATTTTCTATAACCTTATTATGCAAGTAACCTTCTTCTCCGTAAAGAAGATAAATATTTTTTATGTTATTTTTAGAAAAATCATTTTGCAATT
Protein-coding regions in this window:
- the holA gene encoding DNA polymerase III subunit delta; this translates as MATEYIDFFQLQNDFSKNNIKNIYLLYGEEGYLHNKVIENFKNYYKRTDKSTNFEIFYGENIDINNLINSINVLPLGIDKQVVIIKNYEKIKKAIAKKLDILLNSGCFQSNNLLILLSCHDKKIPRNISLENISKTGKIVSLKKPKTFQIKQWIKKKFTESNTRISDEAIYYLQQITDNDMGKINNEIEKILCYLGEDISKIEKKDIINSIYGSEEGNIFNFVDAIGERNTEKSLNILSKLVENGYHPLQLLTMISRQMKLIMQAKLYKVNIKQMQYDLRLPIFVINKIVNQSKYFKLNKIRHTFRLLLNAEKKLKTGYFNPVLVLEQLIIEITE